Below is a genomic region from Primulina eburnea isolate SZY01 chromosome 9, ASM2296580v1, whole genome shotgun sequence.
GCCTTTTGGATCAGTCACAGGAGAAGTAGATTGATTGTCTTTTGAATCAGTCACAGGAAATTCTGTGTTCTTTTTGCCTCTCACCCAATCCTGAAGCATTTCCTCTATTTTTTGCTCTGGCAAAAACTGTTTTGCCATCATTTCTTGATAGTAATTGTATGCCTCCTCTAGTTTCCCATTCAAAAAAAGACCATGTATCAGCACAATGTATGAGCTTCGATCAGGACCAAGTCCATTCTTGCTCATCTCGCTCCACAGTTTGAAGACATTCTCAAGTTGTTTCCAGCGGCAAAACTTCCTGATCAGCATTATATATGTGTCATGGCTCGGATGGCATCCAGTTATATACATCTTCTGCAAGAGCTCAAACACTTGTTCCCCCGTCCTCAAAATTCGAAAGAAAGCATGGTAAGTGCGGATAGTAGGCAAATAACGCCTTTCAACCATCTCATCAAACACTAGTTTAGCCTCATCAAATAGCTTGGATTTACAAAGAGGCATAATAAGCGAGTTATAAGTGACCGAATCAGGAGTAAAACCCTTCTCATCCATTGTTTTCATAAGATTTCGAGCTTCTTTCTGAAGCCCACctctggccagagcaagaaTCACGGCATTATAAACTTTCTTATCCGGTTCAATGCCCAAAGCTTTCATCTCGTCAAACAATCGCAGCACCTTATTCAACTTACCAACTTTTGAATAACAAGACATAATACTAGAATAGGAATAAACATCATGCCTGATCCCTCTCTTCTCCATCTCCCGCCAAATTCGGTTTCCCTCACGCGAGTCACCAATCACACCAAACCATCCATTAAGAATAATGTTAAAACTTTTGGTGTTAAGAGGGAACACAGTTTGGTTGCAGAAAAGTAAATGTTCAGCATCTTTCACATTCTTGTACCGACAGAGAGCGGAGAGCAGGGCTTGGAATTCCACCAATCCGATTTCAAACTTGTATCTCTTGTGTGCATAAAAAGCGCCAATCGCCTTTGCCACGTCGTGCACAGCCGCATATTTCCAGATCATTATCAATATTGTACGTGGAGTCAAAAGAGATGCAGCTCGCATATCATTGATCAAACTCCAAGCTGTATCGAACTTTCTGAACTTACCCAAGATAGCTATCATCGAGTGGAATTCCCGCAAAGAATGATCGTACTCTGGCTGTCTGCCGGCCCACAGAAAGAAGGTGAATGCTTTTTCCCAATCATTCCGTGTTCGCGAAATGACATCAGAAACCAACTGGTGCGTCACCTTCACTCCACATCGGTCGAGTCTACTACACTTTTCTTGAGCAGGGGATGTCGATAAAATGTCCACAATAGTTTCTACATCGCAAGAAGGACCTTGATCTACAGTATCTTTGCAATCTAACAACTCACACTCGGTACAATTCTCGAATCCGGGGTCAACATCACTCTGGTCATCTCTCGAGGATGAAAAAGATCTGAAAATGAAGGGTTTAGCAGCATAAGTTGCATTCAATGGGTTACCGCAAAGGTAGTAGTCGCAAACTCTGATACTGGTACTGATACAAGGCTGTCGGAAAAGAAAACGAGGAGGGCTTTCCACATTCCCCATCGTGTGATTGAAATCGACGTTCTTTCGAAGCGCGAGAATGATGGCAGATACACCCGTGATCTTTCTTCTCATCTTTTACGCACTTCTTGAGACGAAATCCAACGGCGTAGCATGCGAGGAGAATGTGTTTGAGAAAATGACTGAATAAATTTGCTATTTTTGGTCCAATTTGATTCTTAAGCTCCAACGGAATCGACGATCAACAAAATTTCGCCGAAAACATTCTTCTAGGCTTTTATTTATCTTATCTAATCAAACTTTATTACTAAAATGACAATAAATTATAAAGACATactatttgatatcaaattaataattgatatatataGTCTTTATAATTTATTGTcatttagtatatatatatatatatatatatatatatatatatatatatataaaatcaaatatcaaatttatttatttaaacacAAAAACCTTCTTTGCTACAGTCTCACAAGTCATTTAGTGAGACGAATATCTAACTAatcaattcataaaaaaatattatattttatattaatgcatagtttggtacattgGATAAGGgagagattgataaataatcctccttatcccatgtttggtacatATTTTAAAAAGCCCATGATTGATACTGCTCCTGGACTCACAGGGGTAGTGCAGACGTTGTACCTGCAAAAATGTATAAAACATATGAAAGACCAATTTGTGACAATTTTTCTCTCTCCAAATTTGTATTTTGATGGTGGAGTTCATCTCCTTCAACGCGTCCACAAAACAAAATTGACGGAATAGACTTTTCTCAAGGTGAAGTTGGTGTCCTTGGTGAGGACAGAAGCTGCAGGACGGCGTGTGTCGTAAGAGGATTGGGTTAACATTATCATCATTGAAAAGTTGGTGTAAGACATAAGCCAAAAGCTGCTACACGTACCATTATCTTTGCAAATCATGACATGTGACCAAACAGCAACAGAGGCAGTGAAACTTATAATAATAAGCACCTCGATCATCAGCAGAAAATATCGtatcaattaaaaatatttaccaCCACTTAAAATAGAATAATATTTCTTCACAAGATAAAAATATAATCCAAAATATTCTCCCCTTAACGTATTCTGAAAAGGAACCAAGTCTTTTAGACAAGTGTCGAGATTCTCCATGAGGCCAATCCATTCGTGTGAAAGAAAACCGAGTGCGGCCAAACTCGGTATTGCAGAAAGGATGGAAAGAAGGGTAAGGAACCATGCGttgttacaaaaaaaaaagatgtgTTGGATATGACAGCAAGACAAACACCTTGAAAAGCAAAATAATAGTTATCCAGATCCAACATGAATTTGTTTATGTCGTCCAGCCGAGTACAGatttcttcaacatttttctTCAGCTTCTCAAACTTTTTAAGGTTGCCTTCAACACTAACAGCAACATCAAGAACCCGAGCTACGGTTTCTCATAGAACAATGGGTGTGCTCGGAGCTTCCACCAAGACTGGAGATTTTTTGGGATTCTTCGTCGGCCATCAACGAGCTgctaaaatatgaaaattaaatatgggagttacatctatatatatacaacaaaaCTAAGAATTTTCTGACGACTTTTTGAGGACTGTGGTAAGCAACATACAGATTTTGTCCTCAACAGAGGTGGTAGTGCGACGATGGACTCCATGGTTGGTGATATATATGAGCGACTGCTCCTGGACTCACAGGGGTAGGGCAGACGTTGTACATGCAAAAATGTATAAAACATATGAAAGATCAATTTGTGACAATTTTTCTTTCTCCAAATTTGTATTTTGATGGTGGAGTTCATCTCCTTCAGCGTGTCCACAAAACAAAATTGACGGAATAGATTTTCTCAAGGTGAAGTTGGTGTCCTTGGTGAGGACAGAAGCTGCAGGACGGCGTGTGTCGTAAGGGGATTGGGTTAACATTATCATCATTGAAAGTTGGTGTAAGACATAAGTCAAAAACTGCTACACGTACCATTGTCTTTGCAAATCATGACATGTGGCCAAACAGCAACAGAGGCAGTGAAACTTATAATAATAAGCACCTCGATTATCAGCAGAAAATATCGtatcaattaaaaatatttaacacCACTTAAAATAGAATAATATTTCTTCACAAGATAAAAATATAATCCAAAATATTCTCTCCTAAACGTATTCTGAAGAGGAACCAAGTCTTTTAGACAAGTGTCGAGATTCTCCATGAGGCCAATCCATCGTGTGAAAGAAAACCGAGTGCGGCCAAACTCGGTATTGTAGAAaggtgttgcgactttgattgttgcactcccaagagcaggttgtccacaagtagtataattcggtgagtccgaatatcgtatccacagggaagctaaggtaattacaagtccactacaatgtctttttgtttttgtttttgtttctttttaattttaattgaatctttaatgggtaaattttaattgttcaaatttaaatttaagtagttgagattaaaggatccactcttggtattttaataaagttaacattaacgaacaatattgaaatccacttaataaaatggttccaatatattaaataatcatatttatattatgttataaattataatcttataagtacataatatataccaaaacttataaatgtggtcaagtatttattgtgctatatatatttgtaaacactaaatcaaggttcccactttaaatggttggtaaaaccaaacaaacatttaaatggtaccaataaattaatactataatatattcatatataataaatcaaggaatccaagttaaatggttggtaaaaccaaactaacatttaaatggttccaagaatttaatattataatatatttatatataataactcaaggcatccattttaaatggttggtaataccaaactaacatttaaatggttccaagaatttagtgtaacatatagcaacaataaatcaaaactcccacttataagtagggtataaaaatgcttaaagaaataaatataacataaacaataaataatgattaaataatataaaacatagattcttaccttataataaccttattatcatgccaagagcttcaccttatcatctcaactttaggaagttagctattcattattcaaagtgtaaaactttgaatatgaaattaacatgctaattatatttaaatgaagaaataaaagaaaaatatagagagaaatattatgaactcaaagatttgttcatagaatgagggatatctcaatacattacaatgcacccctatttatagccaaatttggggagacaaccacaaataaaattttattttttacacataagtcttcattggtgtttcaagaaattaatattatattgcacatcacttttgacaagcatcttctccgaattttcttcttcacataaaatgaaacatgtggataattgagttgtctagttgtggtatttttttcagaatatttgaccaagtagtttgagagatatggtcaaaatactagagcatggtaaaactgccactccttcggtaactttaattgttgcttaatttgatcccaattgtgagaggatttttatctcatgcttgccaccaatattgtagatattaacatcaactttctacaggtccaagaatcatcttaatcccatttgcaacgccaaggttattcttgttttatcgaacctgtaaaaatagtaaaaacttataattacacaacaacttatattttatacaatttattataaaacatataatatttaaaaatttaataaaacaaaaactatatatttatattataaaacatttaattaatgtacaatttttatgtttatcaaaaGGATGGAAAGAAGGGTAAGGAACCATGCGttgttacaaaaaaaaaaaagatgtgtTGGGTATGGCAGCAAGACAAACACCTTGAAAAGTAAAATAAAAGTTATGCAGATCCAACATGAATTTGTTAATGTCGTCCAGCCGAGTACAGATTTCTTCAACACTTTTCTTCAGCTTCTCAAACTTTTTAGGGTTGCCTTCAACACTAACAGCAACATCAAGAACCCGAGCTACAGTTTCTCATAGAACAATGGGTGTGCTCGGAACTTCCACCAACACTGAAGATTTCTTGTGATTCTTCGTCGGCCATCAACGAGCTcctaaaatatgaaaattaaatatgggagttacatatatatatatacaacaaaaCTAAGAATTTTCTGATGACTTTTTGAGGACCGTGGTAAGCAACGTACAGATTTTGTCCTCGACAGAGGTGGTAGTGCGACGATGGACTCCATGGTTGGTGAGATATATGAG
It encodes:
- the LOC140841686 gene encoding pentatricopeptide repeat-containing protein At5g15010, mitochondrial → MRRKITGVSAIILALRKNVDFNHTMGNVESPPRFLFRQPCISTSIRVCDYYLCGNPLNATYAAKPFIFRSFSSSRDDQSDVDPGFENCTECELLDCKDTVDQGPSCDVETIVDILSTSPAQEKCSRLDRCGVKVTHQLVSDVISRTRNDWEKAFTFFLWAGRQPEYDHSLREFHSMIAILGKFRKFDTAWSLINDMRAASLLTPRTILIMIWKYAAVHDVAKAIGAFYAHKRYKFEIGLVEFQALLSALCRYKNVKDAEHLLFCNQTVFPLNTKSFNIILNGWFGVIGDSREGNRIWREMEKRGIRHDVYSYSSIMSCYSKVGKLNKVLRLFDEMKALGIEPDKKVYNAVILALARGGLQKEARNLMKTMDEKGFTPDSVTYNSLIMPLCKSKLFDEAKLVFDEMVERRYLPTIRTYHAFFRILRTGEQVFELLQKMYITGCHPSHDTYIMLIRKFCRWKQLENVFKLWSEMSKNGLGPDRSSYIVLIHGLFLNGKLEEAYNYYQEMMAKQFLPEQKIEEMLQDWVRGKKNTEFPVTDSKDNQSTSPVTDPKGNPTCVESWRPLDLSSKKSKECSFPQPELRSFIRERGFSFPDS